Proteins from a genomic interval of Clostridium sp. M62/1:
- a CDS encoding DUF1492 domain-containing protein produces MHQNSEAKQPKETDEIKKKLESYAALHRRIDNQIERLENLEAVMGSISSPSFDGISGGGGDGTSKQERQVIQKVTLEETIRRMIADEDQERSELEALISEMEKPDEQTVLEMHYFDAANWWTVCAALHGSREDYDEHEQRYLKRTFKLHGSALQSLAKIYRAKQEQG; encoded by the coding sequence ATGCACCAGAACAGTGAGGCAAAACAGCCGAAGGAAACCGACGAGATCAAGAAAAAGCTGGAAAGCTACGCAGCACTCCACCGCAGGATCGACAACCAGATCGAACGGCTGGAGAATCTGGAGGCCGTCATGGGCTCCATATCCTCGCCGAGCTTCGACGGAATATCCGGAGGCGGTGGCGACGGAACAAGCAAACAAGAACGGCAAGTGATCCAGAAGGTAACACTGGAGGAAACGATCCGCCGCATGATCGCAGACGAGGATCAGGAACGCAGCGAACTGGAGGCCCTGATCTCCGAAATGGAAAAGCCAGACGAGCAGACCGTGTTAGAAATGCACTACTTCGACGCAGCGAACTGGTGGACAGTATGTGCCGCCCTTCATGGTAGCCGGGAGGACTACGACGAACACGAGCAACGCTACCTCAAAAGAACATTCAAGCTACACGGCTCGGCGCTTCAATCGCTGGCCAAAATATACAGAGCAAAACAAGAACAGGGATAA